In the genome of Lynx canadensis isolate LIC74 chromosome F1, mLynCan4.pri.v2, whole genome shotgun sequence, one region contains:
- the SDE2 gene encoding replication stress response regulator SDE2 isoform X1 has translation MAEAAALVWVRGPGLGCQAVRCASASCSVRDVIRRHCRDQDVPVECFFVKCDGSLTDTSDRVRHGAVYSLEPRLRGGKGGFGSMLRALGAQIEKTTNREACRDLSGRRLRDVNHEKAMAEWVKQQAEREAEKEQKRLERLQRKLAEPRPCSANPAYQRQCHEMAERLEDSVLKGMQAASSKVVSAEIGESRKRPNKSKTDRGASSGKRKCFWLGTEGLETAEESSSETSDGDGEEAPGTSGVNFHTPRNGDGAEAAAESAGSCPRAGVRAADSRPPEPPQAPGPGSGCAVSADAGPGRTSAGGREQGTVPVETEKSLEQGGAGGEEPAEEGAAGAGPTEESQAREATDTAAEVAPGECGGSAPVTKPEDGRSGNSDTGLATLDLLAFTSAAEMEALGLDRLKSELTARGLKCGGTLRERAARLFSVRGLAREQMDPALFARPPRGKKK, from the exons ATGGCGGAGGCTGCGGCGCTGGTGTGGGTTCGCGGCCCCGGCCTCGGGTGCCAGGCGGTGCGCTGTGCCTCGGCCTCGTGCTCCGTACGCGATGTGATCCGCCGACACTGCCGGGATCAG GATGTTCCAGTGGAATGCTTCTTTGTGAAGTGCGACGGATCGCTCACGGACACCAGTGACAGAGTGCGGCATGGCGCCGTCTATAGTCTGGAACCCAGGCTCCGCGGTGGCAAAGGAG GGTTCGGATCTATGCTCCGCGCTCTTGGTGCTCAGATTGAGAAGACGACCAACCGAGAGGCTTGCCGGGACCTCAGCGGGCGGAGGCTGCGAGATGTCAACCACGAGAAAGC GATGGCCGAGTGGGTGAAACAGCAGGCCGAGCGAGAGGCTGAAAAGGAGCAGAAGCGTCTGGAGCGGCTGCAGCGGAAGCTGGCGGAGCCCAGACCCTGCTCGGCCAACCCCGCCTACCAGCGGCAGTGCCACGAGATGGCCGAGCGCCTGGAGGACTCGGTCCTCAAAG GTATGCAGGCTGCTTCCAGCAAGGTGGTGTCGGCGGAAATTGGGGAGAGTCGGAAACGACCCAACAAATCAAAAACGGACAGAGGAGCCAGTTCAGGGAAGAGGAAATGCTTTTG GTTGGGCACGGAAGGACTAGAGACCGCAGAGGAGTCCAGCTCAGAGACCTCGGATGGCGACGGGGAAGAAGCTCCCGGCACTTCAGGAGTGAACTTCCACACTCCCAGAAATGGCGATGGCGCTGAGGCGGCAGCCGAATCTGCCGGCAGCTGTCCGAGGGCGGGCGTGCGGGCTGCGGACTCTAGGCCCCCGGAGCCGCCGCAGGCGCCCGGGCCAGGCTCTGGGTGTGCGGTCTCCGCAGACGCCGGGCCGGGCCGGACCTCCGCCGGGGGGCGCGAGCAGGGGACCGTGCCCGTGGAAACAGAGAAGAgcctggagcagggaggggccgggggcgAGGAGCCCGCAGAAGAGGGGGCGGCCGGGGCAGGACCGACCGAAGAGTCACAGGCACGGGAGGCGACTGACACGGCTGCCGAGGTAGCGCCCGGAGAGTGCGGGGGAAGCGCGCCAGTGACCAAACCGGAGGACGGCCGGTCAGGAAACTCG gaTACTGGTCTGGCAACTCTAGACTTGCTGGCATTCACCTCCGCGGCGGAAATGGAGGCGCTGGGCTTGGACAGGCTCAAGAGTGAACTGACGGCCCGGGGGCTGAAATGTGGGGGCACCCTGCGGGAGCGGGCCGCCAGGCTCTTTTCTGTCCGCGGCCTGGCCAGGGAACAGATGGACCCCGCTCTGTTCGCCAGGCCGCCgagggggaagaagaaatga
- the LEFTY1 gene encoding left-right determination factor 1, with amino-acid sequence MRPLWLCWALWALSLTGPGAALTGEQVRASLLRQLGLREAPVLDRRDVEGLVTPAHVRAQYVALLRRSHGAHSRGKRFSQRVREVAGRLLAAEASTHVLVFGMEGRLPPNSELVQAVLRLFQEPVPKAALRRLERLSPHGARARVTVEWLRIHEDSSNRTYLVDSRLVSLQGSGWKAFDVTEAVNFWRQLGRSGQPLLLQVSVQRAHLGPRASGAHTLLRFASQGQEGTGQGEPQLELHTLDLGAYGAQGDCDPEAPAAEGARCCRQETYVDLRGMRWAENWVLEPPGFLAYECVGACQQPPEPPTFRRPFPGPRQCVASETTSLPLIVGVKEGGRPRPQVVSLPNMRVEKCSCAWDGAPVPRRLGP; translated from the exons ATGAGGCCCCTGTGGCTGTGCTGGGCGCTCTGGGCGCTGTCCCTGACGGGCCCCGGGGCCGCCCTGACCGGGGAGCAGGTGCGGGCCAGCCTGCTGCGGCAGCTGGGCCTGCGCGAGGCGCCCGTCCTGGACCGGCGCGACGTGGAGGGGCTGGTCACCCCGGCCCACGTGAGGGCCCAGTACGTGGCCCTGCTGCGGCGCAGCCACGGCGCCCACTCCCGCGGGAAGAGGTTCAGCCAGAGAGTCCGAG AGGTGGCGGGCAGGTTGCTGGCGGCCGAGGCCTCCACGCACGTGCTGGTGTTCGGCATGGAGGGGCGCCTGCCCCCGAACAGCGAGCTGGTGCAGGCCGTGCTGCGCCTCTTCCAGGAGCCGGTCCCCAAGGCCGCGCTGCGCAGGCTCGAGCGGCTGTCCCCGCACGGCGCCCGCGCCCGCGTCACCGTCGAGTGGCTGCGCATCCACGAGGACAGCTCGAACCGCACCTACCTGGTGGACTCCAG GCTGGTGTCCCTCCAGGGGAGTGGCTGGAAGGCCTTCGACGTGACCGAGGCCGTGAACTTCTGGCGCCAGCTGGGCCGGTCTGGGCAGCCGCTGCTGCTGCAGGTGTCCGTGCAGAGGGCGCACCTGGGCCCGCGGGCCTCGGGCGCCCACACGCTGCTCCGCTTCGCGTCCCAGGGCCAGGAGGGCACGGGGCAGGGCGAGCCCCAGCTGGAGCTGCACACCCTGGACCTCGGGGCCTACGG AGCTCAGGGCGACTGTGACCCCGAGGCGCCGGCGGCGGAGGGCGCCCGCTGCTGCCGCCAGGAGACCTACGTTGACCTGCGGGGCATGCGGTGGGCCGAGAACTGGGTCCTGGAGCCCCCGGGCTTCCTGGCCTACGAGTGTGTGGGCGCGTGCCAGCAGCCCCCGGAGCCCCCGACCTTCAGGCGGCCGTTCCCGGGGCCGCGACAGTGCGTCGCCTCGGAGACGACCTCGCTGCCCCTGATCGTGGGCGTCAAGGAGGGCGGCAGGCCCAGGCCCCAGGTGGTCAGCCTGCCCAACATGAGGGTGGAGAAGTGCAGCTGCGCGTGGGACGGGGCGCCCGTGCCCAGGAGGCTGGGGCCTTAG
- the SDE2 gene encoding replication stress response regulator SDE2 isoform X2 — MLRALGAQIEKTTNREACRDLSGRRLRDVNHEKAMAEWVKQQAEREAEKEQKRLERLQRKLAEPRPCSANPAYQRQCHEMAERLEDSVLKGMQAASSKVVSAEIGESRKRPNKSKTDRGASSGKRKCFWLGTEGLETAEESSSETSDGDGEEAPGTSGVNFHTPRNGDGAEAAAESAGSCPRAGVRAADSRPPEPPQAPGPGSGCAVSADAGPGRTSAGGREQGTVPVETEKSLEQGGAGGEEPAEEGAAGAGPTEESQAREATDTAAEVAPGECGGSAPVTKPEDGRSGNSDTGLATLDLLAFTSAAEMEALGLDRLKSELTARGLKCGGTLRERAARLFSVRGLAREQMDPALFARPPRGKKK; from the exons ATGCTCCGCGCTCTTGGTGCTCAGATTGAGAAGACGACCAACCGAGAGGCTTGCCGGGACCTCAGCGGGCGGAGGCTGCGAGATGTCAACCACGAGAAAGC GATGGCCGAGTGGGTGAAACAGCAGGCCGAGCGAGAGGCTGAAAAGGAGCAGAAGCGTCTGGAGCGGCTGCAGCGGAAGCTGGCGGAGCCCAGACCCTGCTCGGCCAACCCCGCCTACCAGCGGCAGTGCCACGAGATGGCCGAGCGCCTGGAGGACTCGGTCCTCAAAG GTATGCAGGCTGCTTCCAGCAAGGTGGTGTCGGCGGAAATTGGGGAGAGTCGGAAACGACCCAACAAATCAAAAACGGACAGAGGAGCCAGTTCAGGGAAGAGGAAATGCTTTTG GTTGGGCACGGAAGGACTAGAGACCGCAGAGGAGTCCAGCTCAGAGACCTCGGATGGCGACGGGGAAGAAGCTCCCGGCACTTCAGGAGTGAACTTCCACACTCCCAGAAATGGCGATGGCGCTGAGGCGGCAGCCGAATCTGCCGGCAGCTGTCCGAGGGCGGGCGTGCGGGCTGCGGACTCTAGGCCCCCGGAGCCGCCGCAGGCGCCCGGGCCAGGCTCTGGGTGTGCGGTCTCCGCAGACGCCGGGCCGGGCCGGACCTCCGCCGGGGGGCGCGAGCAGGGGACCGTGCCCGTGGAAACAGAGAAGAgcctggagcagggaggggccgggggcgAGGAGCCCGCAGAAGAGGGGGCGGCCGGGGCAGGACCGACCGAAGAGTCACAGGCACGGGAGGCGACTGACACGGCTGCCGAGGTAGCGCCCGGAGAGTGCGGGGGAAGCGCGCCAGTGACCAAACCGGAGGACGGCCGGTCAGGAAACTCG gaTACTGGTCTGGCAACTCTAGACTTGCTGGCATTCACCTCCGCGGCGGAAATGGAGGCGCTGGGCTTGGACAGGCTCAAGAGTGAACTGACGGCCCGGGGGCTGAAATGTGGGGGCACCCTGCGGGAGCGGGCCGCCAGGCTCTTTTCTGTCCGCGGCCTGGCCAGGGAACAGATGGACCCCGCTCTGTTCGCCAGGCCGCCgagggggaagaagaaatga